A region of the Flintibacter sp. KGMB00164 genome:
CTGGGACTGAGCTACGAACTGGGCCAGGGCGTGGAGCAGGACTACACCAACGCTGCGCTCTGGTATGAGCGGTCCGCCCAGCTGGGCAGCAGCGCGGGGATGAACAACTTTGCCGAGCTGCTGGCCAAGGGCCGCGGCGTGCCCAAAGACCTGGGCAAGGCCATGGAGTGGTACCGCAAGGCCGCTGAGCTTGGAAATGTATACGCCGTCTACAACATGGGCTGGTATCTGGAGAAGGCCGGAAATCTGGACAAAGCACGGACCTGCTATGAGCAGGCCAAAGAGCAGAATATGGACAGTGCCTACTGGTCTCTGGGCCGGATGTATGAGGAAGGGCTGGGGGTAGAGCAGGACCTGAAGCAGGCCTATACCCTCTATCGGCAGGGTGCCAAACAGGGCAATGTGAACTGCATCTGCCGCCTGGTGCGGTGTCTGGCACAGGGGGTAGGGACCCGGCAGGACCTGTCCCGGGCTCAGAAGCTGGGCTCGGAGCTGCTGGCGGAAGAGCTGTCTCCCCAGGTGCTGGACAACTACGGCTGCCGGGATGAGCTGGTCATGCTCCTGGATATCATGAATGAGATCAAGAGTAAAAAAATTCCGTGAGTGGTATCACTCACGGAATTTTTTTAGCCATTTTCCTGCCAGGCTTTGCATACATCGATCCAGCCTCGGCTGTGGGAGTACTCCTCCAGCTCCTTGCAGGTGAGCTCAATGGCGGAGTTGGAGCTGCCCGCAGCGGGGAATACGGTGTCAAACCTCTGGAGAGACACGTCCAGGTAGGTCTCCACTCCTTCCGGGTTGGCGAAGGGACACACACCACCTACGGCGTGGCCGGTCATCTCCACGGCCTGCTCCGGGGTAAGCATCTTGGCCTTGGTGTGGAACAGTCCCTTGTACTTGCTGTTGTCCACCTTGGCATCTCCCGCGGCCACGATAAGCACGCACTTGCCCTCTACCAGGAAGGAGAGGGTCTTGGCGATCCGGGCGGGGATCACGCCCACCGCCTGGGCGGCCAGTTCCACCGTGGCGCTGGAGACGGGAAATTCCAGAATATCGCCCTCTCGGCCCAACTCCTTAAAGTAGGCCCGCACCCGCTCGATGGACATCCCTCAGCCCTCCAGCTTCTTGGCGGTCTTGGCCAGGAAGCGCTCGTCAGTGACGATGAAGCGCTGGTGCGTGCCGTGGCCGATCATGCCCTTTTCGTCATAGGCGGCGACCTTCAGCTCAATGCGCTTGCCGTCCACCTCGGTGACCTCGCTCTCAGCCCACACCTTGATGCCGATGGGGGAGGCGGAGTCGTGGCTCACGTCCAGCTTGGTGCCTACGGTGCTCTCGCCGGGGGCCAGGTAAGGGGCGATGGAGGTCCAGGCGGCCTTCTCCATCAGGGCGGTCATAAAGGGGGTGCCGAATACAGGCAGAGCGCCGGAGCAGGCGGCCTGGGCGGTGTTCTTCTCGCTGACCACGTCTTCGGCGCGGCCCTTGATTCCAACTTCCACGGACATAATTCTCAGTTCTCCTTTGTGGGGAAATTTTTACTCCGTCATTTTACTCCATGTTCAGGGAAAAATCCAGCCCTAGTCTTCGATTTCGTAGAGGGTGGTCAGCACCGTCCAGTTCTGGGGGAAGGGGCGCATCAGGTTCCAGTAGCTCACCCCGTAGAGCCCCCGGCTGTGGACCAGTTCCAGCTTGGCACGTACGCTCCGGGCATCCTCAAACCAAACCTCGTGTTCCTGACCGTCTCCGTCCACATACCGGAACCAGGGGGACTGAGCGGCGGCATCGAAGCGGATGGCAGCGTAGTACTTTTGGGCCAGAGCAATGGCCTGCTGGTTGGAGATGGAACGGGCCATGGTGTCCTTTTGATAGGGCACCTTCCAGTCGTAGCCGTAATTGGGCATGCCCATCCAGATTTTTTCCTTCGGGATTTCAGTGAGGGCGTAATCCACCACCCGGGTGACCTGGTCCAGAGGGGCCACCGCCATGGGAGGGCCGTAGCTATAGCCCCACTCATAGGTCATAAGGAACACATAGTCTGCCGCCGCGCCCAGCAGGCGGTAGTTATGGCCCTGATAGAAGTCGCCCTTCTGGTCTGCGCTGGTCTTGGGCACCAGTGCTACCATGACCGGGATCCCCAGGGGAGCGAAACTCTCCCGCAGATTGGCGATAAACTCCGGGTAGCGGTTGGCGTCCTCGGGGAGGACAAACTCAAAGTCCACATCCACCCCCTGATAGCCTTTGCGCCGCACGGTCTCCTCCAGATTGGCAATCAGCCGGTTCTGGGCTTGGAGGTCGGTAAAGACCGCGTGGGAGAGCTGGTTTGAGAAGGTACCGGAGGCGGTGAGGGTGGACAGATGGAGCCAGGGGCGCACCCCCACGGACTTGGCAGCGGAGAGCAGAGCGGTGTCGTTTAAGGCGGTCAGCTCGCCCTGGGGGGTAAAGCCATAGGTAAAGGGAGCCAGGTCGGAGATGCAGGGCAGGGTGGAGCGGAGTAGCCCCGGGTCGATGTCAGGCTGGGCGTAACCACCGGCCGCCAGCTTGCCCAGAGGAGTCTGACGGTAGGAGAGGACCAGCTCCTGGCCGAGGTAGATGGTGCTGCCGCCGCCCAGGCCGGGGTTTCGCTGCCACAGCTGACGGACAGTCAGGTCATGGACGCGGGCAATGGAGGACAGAGTATCTCCGGAACGGACCCGGTACACCTGCCTGGGGTAGCGTACCACCAGGGTCTGACCCACGGATAAACGCGCCGGGTCGGGCGGATCGTTGTCCTCCAGCAGCCGGGCCATGGAAACACCATACTGCTGCGCAATGGAGTAGAGGGTATCCCCAGGACGGACCACATGGATATCCATCGGCGCGCCTCCTTAATTCAGGGTGACAAAGTCGTCTTTGGCGTAGCCGATGGTCCCCGCATAGTTTATCAGATACCAGCCTCCGGACTGGTTGAGGATGGTAAGAGGGGAGCCATCGGGAGCCTGGGCCAGGATGGGAGCCTCCAGGTCGGGGCGGGCGCGGATGTTCAGTACCCCCCAGTCCACATCCACCCGGCCCGAGCGGCTGGTGGAGGGATCCAGGAAGGGGATGTCGAAGAAGTCGCACAGGGACATGACCAGATTTTTAGCTACCGCGTCCAGATTCTGCTTAATCCAGGCCGCATCCTCTTGGTTATCGTGGTAGCCCAGCTCCAGAAAGACTGCCGGGGCCCGCACCCGGCGCACCTCGCCGATGGAGGTGGTGGCCTCGGCGCGGACCAGGTTGGGCAGGGGGTAGATGCTCTTTAAGTTGTTGGCGATGATGGTGGCCGCCCGCTGCCCCTCCTGGCTGCCGGGGTAGTAGAAAACAATGATGCCCCGGGCGCTGCCGTACTTTCCCTCGGGGGCGGCATTGGAGTGGAGGGCCAGGTGCAGGTCGTAGTTGCCTGCGTTGGAGGCGGCGATGGAGGACACCGCGGTCATCTCCGGGGTATTGCGGGAGTAGCGGATACCTGAGGCGTTGAGATAGGGCACCATTTTGTCGGCCAGCAGATTCATGTACTGTTCTTCGGTGCCGCCGTTGACATAGTAGTTTTTCTCCTGGGTGGAGGGAGAGAGATAGATAATAGGCATAAGGGATTACCTCCTGTTTTTCTCATGCTATGTGAGCAAAAGGGGAGAGGTTCCCTGAAAATTTTTCTTCTTAACCCCGAACCTCCCGCCGGAAAATCCGTCTAGAAGGTTAGAGAGGCCCAACAAGTATGGGAGGGATTTTACATGAAACGAATGCTTGCTTTGCTTATGACCCTGATGCTCCTTACCGGATTGTGTGCCTGCGGCGCCGGAAGCAGCGGAGCCAGCGGAGACACTGCCGCCTCGTCCAGCGGCGGGGCCACCAATGAGATGACCGGGACAGACTCCGGTTGGAGCAACGGGAGTACCCAGGACGCACCGCAGGAGTCGGAGGGCCAGAGCAGCGCCTCAGTCTACCAGGACGCCAAGCTCATCCGCCGGGCCTATCTTCAGGTCCAGACCGAGACCTTTGATCAGGCAGTCCAGACCCTGGAGAAGATGGTGGCCGAGTGCGGCGGCTACTTCCAGAGTGCCAGTGTGGAGGGCGGAAGTCTGCGCAACCAGAACGCCACACGGTGGGGCAACTACACCATCCGTCTGCCCCAGGAGCAGTTTGATACCTTCCTGGGCCGCACCGGGGAGCTGGGCTACGTGACCAGCCAGAGCGAGAACAGCGAAAACGTAAGCCAGCAGTACTACGACACGGAGGCTCGCCTGAAGGCTCAGCGCACCAAGCAGGAGCGGCTGCTCTCCCTGCTGGAGAAGGCGGACAGTATGGAGACCATCGTGGCTCTGGAGGATGCCCTGAGCGAGGTAGAGTACGAGATTGAGAGCCTCACCACCTCTCTTAATGAATACGACAGTCTCATTAGCTACTCCACCATTGAGCTCACTCTGGATGAGGTCAAGACCATCACCACCACCCCCGGGGAGCGGGACAGTCTGGGCGCGCGTATGGCGGCCGGTGTTCAGTCCAGCTTCCGGGGCCTCATCAATGGCAGTAAGGAACTGCTGGTGATGCTGTCCTACAACCTGGTGCTGGTCCTGGTGGTCATTGTGATTGCTGTGGCTGCCGTGGTGATCCTCCGGAAAAAGGGAATGATCTCCTGGAAAAGAAAGGGGCCGGGCGACGGTCCTGGAACTCCAACGGTATAAACCACATTATTTTGGCCCGCCGGAACCATCCGGCGGGCCATTTTCCCTCTAAAAATGGGAAATAGGGGTTGACAAAGCGAGGGTACAGCTGTAACCTGTAGATAGGTTACAGCTGTACCCTGTTTGTTAGGAGGTCATATTGGATGAAAGAATTGGCGGCAAAGATCTCGTCTTCCGAGCTGGAGGTGCTGGAGGTATTGTGGCGCTCGGAGGAACCCATGCCCATCGCGGCCATCCGCGCCGCTCTGGAGGAGACCCACAGCTGGGACTCCTCCACAGTAAAGACGCTGCTGCGCCGGCTGCGGGAGAAGGGGGCGGTGGACTGCGAAAAGCGGGACGTGTTCTACTATTGGCCGCTGCTGGGCCGTAAGGATTACCAACGCTGGTCCACCCAGTCCTTTTTGCAGAGGGTCTATCAGGGCAGCGCCCGGGATCTGGTGGCAGGACTGGTGGAGTGCTGTCCCCTAAGTTC
Encoded here:
- a CDS encoding LysM peptidoglycan-binding domain-containing protein; amino-acid sequence: MDIHVVRPGDTLYSIAQQYGVSMARLLEDNDPPDPARLSVGQTLVVRYPRQVYRVRSGDTLSSIARVHDLTVRQLWQRNPGLGGGSTIYLGQELVLSYRQTPLGKLAAGGYAQPDIDPGLLRSTLPCISDLAPFTYGFTPQGELTALNDTALLSAAKSVGVRPWLHLSTLTASGTFSNQLSHAVFTDLQAQNRLIANLEETVRRKGYQGVDVDFEFVLPEDANRYPEFIANLRESFAPLGIPVMVALVPKTSADQKGDFYQGHNYRLLGAAADYVFLMTYEWGYSYGPPMAVAPLDQVTRVVDYALTEIPKEKIWMGMPNYGYDWKVPYQKDTMARSISNQQAIALAQKYYAAIRFDAAAQSPWFRYVDGDGQEHEVWFEDARSVRAKLELVHSRGLYGVSYWNLMRPFPQNWTVLTTLYEIED
- a CDS encoding thioesterase is translated as MSVEVGIKGRAEDVVSEKNTAQAACSGALPVFGTPFMTALMEKAAWTSIAPYLAPGESTVGTKLDVSHDSASPIGIKVWAESEVTEVDGKRIELKVAAYDEKGMIGHGTHQRFIVTDERFLAKTAKKLEG
- a CDS encoding BlaI/MecI/CopY family transcriptional regulator, which translates into the protein MKELAAKISSSELEVLEVLWRSEEPMPIAAIRAALEETHSWDSSTVKTLLRRLREKGAVDCEKRDVFYYWPLLGRKDYQRWSTQSFLQRVYQGSARDLVAGLVECCPLSSEDLSELRGILYPDEGHG
- a CDS encoding DUF4349 domain-containing protein, whose translation is MKRMLALLMTLMLLTGLCACGAGSSGASGDTAASSSGGATNEMTGTDSGWSNGSTQDAPQESEGQSSASVYQDAKLIRRAYLQVQTETFDQAVQTLEKMVAECGGYFQSASVEGGSLRNQNATRWGNYTIRLPQEQFDTFLGRTGELGYVTSQSENSENVSQQYYDTEARLKAQRTKQERLLSLLEKADSMETIVALEDALSEVEYEIESLTTSLNEYDSLISYSTIELTLDEVKTITTTPGERDSLGARMAAGVQSSFRGLINGSKELLVMLSYNLVLVLVVIVIAVAAVVILRKKGMISWKRKGPGDGPGTPTV
- a CDS encoding YbaK/EbsC family protein yields the protein MSIERVRAYFKELGREGDILEFPVSSATVELAAQAVGVIPARIAKTLSFLVEGKCVLIVAAGDAKVDNSKYKGLFHTKAKMLTPEQAVEMTGHAVGGVCPFANPEGVETYLDVSLQRFDTVFPAAGSSNSAIELTCKELEEYSHSRGWIDVCKAWQENG
- a CDS encoding N-acetylmuramoyl-L-alanine amidase: MPIIYLSPSTQEKNYYVNGGTEEQYMNLLADKMVPYLNASGIRYSRNTPEMTAVSSIAASNAGNYDLHLALHSNAAPEGKYGSARGIIVFYYPGSQEGQRAATIIANNLKSIYPLPNLVRAEATTSIGEVRRVRAPAVFLELGYHDNQEDAAWIKQNLDAVAKNLVMSLCDFFDIPFLDPSTSRSGRVDVDWGVLNIRARPDLEAPILAQAPDGSPLTILNQSGGWYLINYAGTIGYAKDDFVTLN